The nucleotide window TGAAGTTGTTTTATCTAATACAAACTTTGGATACAATGTCTCTTCGAAAGATTTTTATGTAAAAGTATCTCGCGGTAGTGTTGAAAATCAATATCCTACAGAAGAAATGATGAAGATGAAAGCATATATGCTGAGTTTAAGTGAGGAAGCTGTTACAGCTTAGAAAAATCAGGTAAAGTTCTACTACCTGATTTTTTTATTTAATTCTAAAAGTATCTCTTTTGCTTTAAAGTATTTTTCTTTTTCTTCAAAATCTACTGTATCTAAAAGTGGAATATATTTTTCAAAAGCAATCCAAACTTTTTTGTGACTTTCTGGTCTTTTTTTGATATAAAAAAGAGCAAGTGCAGTTGCTCCATTTATTAAACCTTTTAATACAAGTGATTTATTTATTTCGCCTTGTTTTTTATAAAAATTCCAATCATCTTCAAGTAATTCATGAGCTTCAACAAAATAGCCATTTTCTATTGCAAAAATAAATCTATCAATTGCTGTTTTTTGATTGAAAATATTATAATCTATTTTCATTTTTCATTTATCTCTTTGTCAAGATAGTAACCTGTATAAGAACCTGAGTTTTTATGATTTTGTGCTAAAAATTCTGGAGTTCCCTCATCTACAACTTTTCCACCTTTGTTTCCACCTTCAGGTCCAATATCTATAACCCAATCAGAATTTTTGATAACATCAAGATTATGTTCAATTACAAGCACAGAATTTCCAAGTTCAACTAAATGATGTAAAACTTTTGTTAATCTATCAACATCAGCAAAGTGTAAACCAGTAGTTGGTTCATCTAAAACATATAGAGTATTTCCCGTATCTTTTTTACTTAATTCTTTACTTAGTTTTATTCTTTGTGCTTCTCCACCACTAAGTGTTACAGCATTTTGTCCTAAAGTTATATATCCAAGTCCAACATCACTTAATGTTTGAAGTTTTGCTTTTAGTTTTGGAACTTTTGCAAAAAACTCTAATGCTTCATCAACACTCATATTTAAAACATCAGAAATATTTTTACCTTTGTACATAATCTCTAAAGTTTGTGCATTATATCTATGCCCATGACAAGCATCACATTTCACCATAATATCAGGTAAGAAGTGCATTTCTATTTTTATTTCACCTTCACCTTGACATTTTTCACATCTTCCACCTTTTACGTTAAAAGAAAATCTTCCTATTTTATAACCTCTAAGCATTGCTTCTTTTGTTTTAGCAAATAAATCTCTTATATCATCCATAAGTCCAGTATAAGTTGCTGGATTACTTCGTGGAGTTCTTCCTATTGGGCTTTGGTCAAGGTAGATAACTTTATCAAGTTTTTCAAGACCTTCAATTTCTACACCATCGACTTTTTTTACTTTTTTTGCTCTATTTAAAAGTTCTTTTGCAACAGGAAGTAAAGTTTGAAGTATCAGTGAAGACTTACCACTTCCACTAACTCCTGTAATAGCACATAAGTTTTTTAGTGGAATTTTTACATTAAGATTTTTTATATTATTTATATTTACATTTTTTATTTCTATAAACTCTTCTTGGGGACGATTGTGAACATAATCAATCTTTTTTGTTCCTGTTACATATTTTGCAGTTAGAGTTTTTGCCTTATTCATCTCTTTTAAAGTTCCAGCAAAAACTATTTCTCCACCAAATTTACCTGCATTTGGTCCAATATCAACTATATAATCGGCTGCTTGAATAGTTTCTTTATCATGTTCAACTACAATAACAGTATTTCCTTTTTCTTGTAAGGCTCTTAAAGTTTTGATTAGTTTATTTGTATCTCTTTCATGAAGTCCAATAGATGGTTCATCAAGTACATACATAACTCCTGTAAGTCCTGAACCAATTTGCGAAGCAACTCTTATTCTTTGAGCTTCTCCACCTGAAATTGTTCTTGCATCTCGTCCTAAAGTTATATATCCTAGTCCAACATCATATAAAAAATAAATTCTCTCTTTTATCTCTTTTAAAATAGGTGCTGCAATCATTTTATTTTGTTCATTTAAATAAGAGAAATTTTTTTCATCTTGGAAAAAAGCATGAGCTTCTTCAATAGGAATATTTAAAATATCAGGAATAGTTCTATTTGCTACAAAAACACTTTGTGATGAAGGTTTTAGTCTATTTCCATTACAAGCATCACATTTTTTTTCTGTCATGTATTCGCTCATCTCTTTTTCATCTTTTATCATATCATAAGCTAATTTTACTATCCCATCCCATTTTCGTACCAGTTTATGTTTTTTCCAAAAAAAAGTCACTTCATCAACAGTTCCATGCAAAATAGCTTTTTTTTGATGCTCTTCTAAAGATGCAAAAGGAATTTTAATATTTATATTGTTTTGTTCACAAAAAGCTAAAAGCATTTTAAAATAAAAACCTTTATTAAACCCATAGATGATTTTAATAGCACCATTTTCTATTTCTAAATCTTCATCAATTACTTTTTTCATATCTAATGCATATCTTATTCCTAAACCATCACAAGATGGACAGGCACCTTTTGGTGAGTTAAATGAAAAAGATAAAGGTTCAAGTGGTTCAAAAGAGATTTTACAATTAAAACAAGCCATATGTTCAGAATAATGTATAAACTTTTCAGTTCCTACTTCTTCATGGTTCATAATTTCAATTTCAAGTTCACCAAAACTCTCTTTTAAACCTTTCTCAACATCTTGAGCAATTCTTTCTTTATTTTCTTCTTTTACTGTAAGTCTATCTATTACAACTTTGATAGTATGCATTTGAGTTTTAGCTAATTCTATATCTTCATCAAGTCTTACCATAACTCCATCAACCATAGCTCTTACATAACCTTTGTTTTTAAGGCTTTCAAGTAAATCTGCAAAAGTTCCTTTTTTTCTATTTACTAAAGGAGCAAGTATTACGATTTTTGATTCATTTGGAAGAGATAAAACTTGATTTATTACATCACTTGCACTCATTTGAGAAATAGGTTGCCCACATTGGTGACAATGTTGTTTCCCAACTCTAGCATATAAAAGTCTAAAGTAATCATAAACTTCTGTAATTGTTCCGACAGTTGAACGAGGATTTTTTGAAGTTGTTTTTTGGTCAATTGCAATCGCAGGAGTTAAACCTTCTATTCTTTCAACATCAGGTTTTCCAACTTTATCCAAAAATTGTCTAGCATATGAAGAAAGAGACTCAATATATCTTCTTTGACCTTCTGCATATAATGTATCAAAAGCCAAAGTTGATTTTCCTGAACCACTAAGTCCTGTAAATACAATTAGCTTATTTTTTGGTATTTCTAAATTTATATTTTTTAGATTATTTTCTTTAGCATTAAATATTTTTATAGTATCTGTCATAGTTTTGCCTTTAAAATTTTGAAGCTGATATTATAGGATAGATATATATAATTGTCTATTAAAGGCATTTAGTTTATTAAGAAAAAAGATGCTATATAAAATATAATTATAAGTATATAAGGTATATGATGTTTTCATAAATAACTATATTACAAAGGAGATAATATGCATATTTATATAATTCATGGCTATTCTGCATCCGTTGAAGCACATTGGTTTTCTTGGTTAAAAGAGAAATTAGAAGAAGAAAATGAAGTTACAATTATAGACTTACCAACTCCTCAAAATCCAAATCCAAAAGAATGGAATGACGCTTTAAAAGAACAAATTAAATTCATTGATAAAAATTCATTTTTTATAGCTCATAGTTTAGGTTGTATTAGTTTACTCAAGTTTTTATCAGAAAGCAAAATTGAAGAAAAAATTGCAGGATATATACTAGTTTCTGGTTTTAATGAATCTTTACCTAGTTTAAAACAATTAGATCATTTTTTAGAAAAAAGATTAGATTATAAAAAGTTAGAAAAAATAACAGATAATAAAATTGTTATTGGCTCAAATGATGATTATATTGTGCCAGTTGTATTGACACAAAGACTTGCTTTTTTATTAAGTGCAAATTTTATTTGTCTTGAAAAAGGAGGACACTTTTTAGATAGAGATGGTTATACTAATTTTCCTCTTTTATTATCAGAATTTAAAAAAATAAAATTCAATGAATAGAATAAGAATATATTAAATAAAGTTTTATTTTTTATATTCTTGTGTTCTAATTCGTCTTTGTATTTCTCTTTTTACAGCATTAATAGCGTATTTTTTATTTCCACCTGGAATACTTGTTACTATTTGTGAGTCACATTTTTCACAAATAAAATCAGTTTTTACAACTTCTGTATATCTTGTATGACAAGAACTTTCATCATATACTAATATTGAATCACATTTAGGACAATAACATTGAATATCAATTATTTCATCTTTTTCCCATTTCCATCTCCAATTTGCATCATAGATAAAATCTTCTAAATATTTAGTATATTCTGCTTTTTTACTACTTGTAAGTAATAATAAAAATTTTATTATACTAACAAGTGCTAAAACAGAAATAATTAACAATAACCAGATAGGAAGAGTGTATGAAGTTAATAACATATTATAACTCCAAATAGTACCAGTATAAATTAGTGCTAATAAATCAACTATATATTCATGAGTTTGAGGAATAAAGAATAAAGCAATAATACCTATTATCAGTGAAAAAAGAATAATAAGGCTTATTTTTATTTTTGAATTTTTTATTTGAATACCTTTTTTAGGTTAGATTTTTTCGAATTATATAGTATGGAGACTAAAAAATAAATTTCTGAATTAAAGACATTTATAATTTTTTATTAAAAAAGAATTTAAAGAAATAAAGAAATGATAAAATAAATAAAAGGAAAATAGCAAATGAAAAGAACTTCTTATGAAAAAGATAGCAATGGTGAATACGCAGAACTTTTCCTAAATGTAAGAGATTTCATAAAAATCTGTATAGGAAATGATGCAAAAGAAAAACATTGTGAAAATATAACAACACTATATTCAAAAGAGGGTGGATTTTGTTATATAAAAGTTAAAGAAAATTATATTCATATTGGTTGGTTTAGAGGTCGATATATAAATGATAAATACAACTTTCTTTTTGGAAAAGGAAAAACTATAAGAGGACAAAAAGTTCATAAACTTGATAAAATTACAAGAGATTCTATAAAATATTATGTAAATGAGACTTCGATGTTTTTGTTTAGACATAATGCTTTGAAGAAATTATGAATATGAAATAAGGGAATTTATATTTTATGTATACAAAACAAGAAGTAATAGGTTATATTTGGCAATATTCACGATATTATGGAAATTTATTAATATCTTGTGAAGAAATAATTAAAGTTGAGAATTTTAGTGGTCATGATTCACTAATATATTTGTTTAATATATTAGAAAATATTGTTAAATCTCAAATAAAGAATTATGAACAAAATTTTGTGAAAATAATAGATGAACTTAAAGAAAGAAATTATATTAGTGAAATTGAATATAATTTTTTGAACAATAAAGAATATGGAATCAGAAGAATAAGAAATCCATTGGCTCATTCGAATTTATCAAAGTATAATATTATATTCTTATTTGAAGATACTAAACTTTTATTCCCTTTAACTGAAGATGCAACTTGTACAAAATTTTATGAATATTTTTCAGATATTTTATTTAATTTAATGTTGAAAATTATTAGTAATAATTTTATAACTCCAATTTCAATTAATTTAGATGAAGATATAAAAAAATTAAAAATAAGAATTCAAGAAATTACACCTGAAGAATTATTATCATATAAAGGTATTGATTATTAACAATTAAAAGGTTGGAATGAAATGTCGGAAGATAATAAATACAAAATGGTAGAAAATGCTTTAGATGTTAATATTTATACTCATATATTCAAAATGATGAATTTAGAAAATAAATTAAAATAAAATTCTATAAATAATTCTTTAAGCAACCATAAGCTAAACTTTTACCAAACAATCGTTTGGATAAAAATATGGCAATCAAAAAAACATCAAAAGAAGAGATTTTAAAAGAGTCTATTAAACTTTTTAAAATACGAGGATATTCAAATACTTCTATGGCAAATATAGCTGAGGCTTGTGGGCTTATCAAAGGAAGTATTTATCATCATTTTAAGAGCAAAGAAGAGATAGGTTTGGAGTCTTTAAAGTATATTCACAACTATTTTGCTGAGTTTATTTTTTCTATTGCTTATAGAAGTGATTTGAGTGATAAACAAAAAATCGAGCTTTTTGTAAAAAAAACTGATGACTATTTTTTACATAGTGAAGGTGGTTGTCTACTTGGAAATTTAGCTTTGGAAGCTAGTAGTTTAAATCTTGATTTTAAAGAAGAGATAAAGCTTTATTTTACAGATTGGGAAAATGCTTTGATAAAAATCTTTGAAAATAAATACTCAAAAATAGAAGCATCAAATCTGGCAAAAGAGTATGTAGCTTTAACTCAAGGTGCCATAATGATGATGAATTTATATGATTCATCACAAAATTATCTAAAAGTAGGCGAAAAAATCATTAGTTTAATCTAATGGTTTTTTTTTATCTTATTTAAACAAACAATCGTTTGGTTGTTTAAATTTATTAAAAAGGAAAAATATGAATTATCTTGAAAAATTTAAAGGGCAGGGTGTTGAACTTCCACCTAAATCATCTATATATGAAATTGCCTTTGCTTGGTTAGGTGGATTTATCTCTATATTTATTATTGGTTATCTTACAAAATCTTATGATAATCTTTTGGTTATGGGTTCTTTTGGAGCCTCTTGTGTTTTGTTATTTGGCTTTCCTAAAAGTCCATTTTCACAACCAAGAAATGTAATCTTAGGGCATTTCTTATCTACATTTATTGGTTTAGGTTTTTTACATATTTTAGGAAATGAATATTGGAGTATGGCTTTAGCTTTGGCAACTGCAATTGCAGTTATGCTTGCAACAAATACAGTTCATCCACCAGCAGGTTCAAATCCTTTGATAGTGTTTTTATTGGGTGTAAATTGGGATTATTTGGTATTTCCTAGTTTAATAGGTGCTATTATTTTAGTTATAGTGGCTCTTTTTTATAATAATTTACATAAAAATAGAGCTTATCCACAATATTGGTTTTAAAGGTTTATTATGGAAATTTTTACACAAGAACATCTAATAGCAAGAGAAAAATACGGTACGACAAAACAAGCGGAGCTTATACTTGAAAATATGGATACAAGAACTCCAAATGATAGGATGATAAAATTTATTGAAAATATGAACTATTTTTTTCTAGCAACTTCTAGTAAAGATGGAAGAGTTAATGTAAATTTTAAAGGTACAAAATCAAAAAGTTTGATAAAATTTTTAGATAAAAATAGGCTAATTTTCCCTGATTTTGATGGTAATGGAATCTTACATTCAGTAGGTGATATTGAATCAAATCCACATGTTGGATTATTGATAATTGATTTTTTGAATGATATTAGAATAAAAATAAATGGTAAAGCTAAAATAATAGATGATAAAAATGAAATTATAAACTATTTAGATATCTTTGATTCTTTTAATTTTTCAAGATTGATTGAAGTGCAAATAGAATATATCATACCAAATTGTTCTGCAAACTTAAGTGTTGTAAGAAATTCGATTTTAAGATATTGACATTTATGTCAATATCTTTGATATTTAAAATTCAATTTCTTTAGGTGTTGATAAATTTGTATCAACAATTTTTAAAATCATTTCTTCATAAGACATATTTTCATTTATAAAAAATGCTTTATAGAAATAACCTTCATCAAGACTTGGCATAAAATCAGCTGCTAAAAAATGAAAAATACCATTGAAACTCATTTTTATATCAATTTTACCAATACCCTTTCCACCCAAAGCCCTAAAAGAGTTTATTGCAATTGAAGATACTTCTTTTCTGATTTTTTTATCAGTTATAGCTATAATTTCTTCTAAATTACTCTTTCTTGCATCAAAATCTAAAATCTTGTGACCATTTTTATTTTTGCAAGCAATGATTTCAACAGGTAAAATCATTAAAATATTTTTTGATTTATTTTCTAAAATAGAAACGCTATATTCTTTCCCTGATAAATAATTTTCTACTAAAGTACGAGATTTTTGATTATTATAAATATCCAAAACCTTTGCTTGGTATTTTTTAAAATCAAAAACTACTGATTGGGCATTTATATCTTCTGGATTATTCTTTTTTTCAGGTTTTAAAAACAAAGGAAAAGTTACAGGAAGTAAACTTTCTATTTCATGTTCATTTGGTTGTGTTGTAAAAAAATTTGCTGTGTTTATGTTCTCTTTTTGTACAATTTGTTTTGCAAGATTTTTATCATATTCATTTTCAAAAGCATTTTTATTTGATGAAATATAATTAATATTATGTTTTTTTAGATAATCTGAAAACCAAATTTTTTCTTTTTTAAAATTAAAATATTTAATACGAGAAAATACCAAATCAGGTTTTTTTGTTATTAATGTTTTTAAATCATCTTCATTTTTTATAGTAGTAACTAAAACTTTTTCATAGTTTTTAGATAATATCTCCAAAATTAATTCTACATTTAAATCATCTTTCATATCTGTTTTTGTTAGAGAATTTGGAGTTGTTACAATCTCTATATATTTATTGATTTTAGAAAAAGGTTTGATAATAAAAACTTCTTGATCACTAAGAGTATTATTTTGTATTATCATTTCGATATATTAAAATATCTTTTTTGCATATTTTGTCCTTGTTAGGTAGTTTTTCATGATTAAGTAGTTTATTTTTGATTGAAAGAACTACCTAAAGTTATCTAGGGTAGCGTAAATAGTATTAATTACATATTTGTATTTTTTTCTTTTAAATATTTAATATATACAAAAAAATTGGATAATTTTTAAATTGCTTGAATAAAGGCAAATAATCATAAAATAGCACAATTCAAATATAACATAATCAAAGGACTTTCTATATGCCATTTTTAAAACTAAATCTTTTAGCCCAATTAAATAAATCTTTAGTTGAAAATGATTATATAAATCCTACTTTGATTCAAGAAAAAGTGATTCCTCTTATTTTAGAAAAAAAAGACATCATAGCTAAAGCACAAACTGGAAGTGGAAAAACAGCAAGTTTTGTTTTACCTCTTCTTCAACTTTGGACAAATGAAAATTATGAAGGAAAAGCAAAAATAAAAGCTTTGGTTTTAGCTCCAACAAGAGAATTAGCTTTACAAATTTCTTCTAATTTTGAAATGTTTTCAAAATATTTGGCAAAAAAACCAAAAATTGTTAGCGTTATTGGTGGTGAAAATCTTG belongs to Arcobacter defluvii and includes:
- a CDS encoding D-alanine--D-alanine ligase, translated to MIIQNNTLSDQEVFIIKPFSKINKYIEIVTTPNSLTKTDMKDDLNVELILEILSKNYEKVLVTTIKNEDDLKTLITKKPDLVFSRIKYFNFKKEKIWFSDYLKKHNINYISSNKNAFENEYDKNLAKQIVQKENINTANFFTTQPNEHEIESLLPVTFPLFLKPEKKNNPEDINAQSVVFDFKKYQAKVLDIYNNQKSRTLVENYLSGKEYSVSILENKSKNILMILPVEIIACKNKNGHKILDFDARKSNLEEIIAITDKKIRKEVSSIAINSFRALGGKGIGKIDIKMSFNGIFHFLAADFMPSLDEGYFYKAFFINENMSYEEMILKIVDTNLSTPKEIEF
- a CDS encoding pyridoxamine 5'-phosphate oxidase family protein, coding for MEIFTQEHLIAREKYGTTKQAELILENMDTRTPNDRMIKFIENMNYFFLATSSKDGRVNVNFKGTKSKSLIKFLDKNRLIFPDFDGNGILHSVGDIESNPHVGLLIIDFLNDIRIKINGKAKIIDDKNEIINYLDIFDSFNFSRLIEVQIEYIIPNCSANLSVVRNSILRY
- a CDS encoding DUF309 domain-containing protein: MKIDYNIFNQKTAIDRFIFAIENGYFVEAHELLEDDWNFYKKQGEINKSLVLKGLINGATALALFYIKKRPESHKKVWIAFEKYIPLLDTVDFEEKEKYFKAKEILLELNKKIR
- a CDS encoding RBBP9/YdeN family alpha/beta hydrolase, whose protein sequence is MHIYIIHGYSASVEAHWFSWLKEKLEEENEVTIIDLPTPQNPNPKEWNDALKEQIKFIDKNSFFIAHSLGCISLLKFLSESKIEEKIAGYILVSGFNESLPSLKQLDHFLEKRLDYKKLEKITDNKIVIGSNDDYIVPVVLTQRLAFLLSANFICLEKGGHFLDRDGYTNFPLLLSEFKKIKFNE
- a CDS encoding HPP family protein; the encoded protein is MNYLEKFKGQGVELPPKSSIYEIAFAWLGGFISIFIIGYLTKSYDNLLVMGSFGASCVLLFGFPKSPFSQPRNVILGHFLSTFIGLGFLHILGNEYWSMALALATAIAVMLATNTVHPPAGSNPLIVFLLGVNWDYLVFPSLIGAIILVIVALFYNNLHKNRAYPQYWF
- a CDS encoding TetR/AcrR family transcriptional regulator: MAIKKTSKEEILKESIKLFKIRGYSNTSMANIAEACGLIKGSIYHHFKSKEEIGLESLKYIHNYFAEFIFSIAYRSDLSDKQKIELFVKKTDDYFLHSEGGCLLGNLALEASSLNLDFKEEIKLYFTDWENALIKIFENKYSKIEASNLAKEYVALTQGAIMMMNLYDSSQNYLKVGEKIISLI
- the uvrA gene encoding excinuclease ABC subunit UvrA; the protein is MTDTIKIFNAKENNLKNINLEIPKNKLIVFTGLSGSGKSTLAFDTLYAEGQRRYIESLSSYARQFLDKVGKPDVERIEGLTPAIAIDQKTTSKNPRSTVGTITEVYDYFRLLYARVGKQHCHQCGQPISQMSASDVINQVLSLPNESKIVILAPLVNRKKGTFADLLESLKNKGYVRAMVDGVMVRLDEDIELAKTQMHTIKVVIDRLTVKEENKERIAQDVEKGLKESFGELEIEIMNHEEVGTEKFIHYSEHMACFNCKISFEPLEPLSFSFNSPKGACPSCDGLGIRYALDMKKVIDEDLEIENGAIKIIYGFNKGFYFKMLLAFCEQNNINIKIPFASLEEHQKKAILHGTVDEVTFFWKKHKLVRKWDGIVKLAYDMIKDEKEMSEYMTEKKCDACNGNRLKPSSQSVFVANRTIPDILNIPIEEAHAFFQDEKNFSYLNEQNKMIAAPILKEIKERIYFLYDVGLGYITLGRDARTISGGEAQRIRVASQIGSGLTGVMYVLDEPSIGLHERDTNKLIKTLRALQEKGNTVIVVEHDKETIQAADYIVDIGPNAGKFGGEIVFAGTLKEMNKAKTLTAKYVTGTKKIDYVHNRPQEEFIEIKNVNINNIKNLNVKIPLKNLCAITGVSGSGKSSLILQTLLPVAKELLNRAKKVKKVDGVEIEGLEKLDKVIYLDQSPIGRTPRSNPATYTGLMDDIRDLFAKTKEAMLRGYKIGRFSFNVKGGRCEKCQGEGEIKIEMHFLPDIMVKCDACHGHRYNAQTLEIMYKGKNISDVLNMSVDEALEFFAKVPKLKAKLQTLSDVGLGYITLGQNAVTLSGGEAQRIKLSKELSKKDTGNTLYVLDEPTTGLHFADVDRLTKVLHHLVELGNSVLVIEHNLDVIKNSDWVIDIGPEGGNKGGKVVDEGTPEFLAQNHKNSGSYTGYYLDKEINEK